TTTGTCCACGCAAACAAATTAAACTGGCTTaggcccgcgactttgttcgcgtggacaACAcgaatttcaaatccctattttaaccccttaggcCTACGGGGtgaatttaaaaatcctttctaagtgaATGTCTAAGTCGTAATAGTTacttgacggcctccctggtgcagtggtaagcgctctGGTCTTactagtgggaggtcccaggttcgattcccggcagtaTCGGCAATTACtggcaggcttcggccgtaactagttaccaccctatcggcaaagccgtgccgccaagcgatttagcattccctGTATATAAAGTTTTACCGTGTATATCTAGATTAATTCGTTTTGTTGTACGTTTTAGAGTAAGCCCGGATCTCACAAGCCTGTACTATGAGCTGAACTGCCCTCGACTGAAGTTGAACGGCAAGTACGACATTACAGGTCGCCTCATCATATTACCAGTGGAAGGAAATGGAGACTATGAAGTGATTACGGGTATGATAATACTATACAGCGTTTCAGGGAAGAACTACttcataaaaaaccggccaagtatgagtcggattcgcacacggagggttccataccatcgtacaagaaataacactttttaatttttttgaacatTCATGGTGGCCAGTTTGATTTATTGTCGTAGCGGCAATAgatatacacattctgtaaaaaattcaactctctacctacttattacggttcaagCCCGctagatggatggatggacggacggacagcgaaggctttgTATGTAATAGCGTCCCGGTCTATGCAAGCACCCTTCGGGCACTCTACTCATGTGATTCGAGTGCGGAACCCGCAAAACAGGCGTATGAGGTGCACTATATCAAATCATTGACCATGGCTGTTGGAACCGAAGcagtgaaaaaaaaacacaatcaTAGTTTTCAAGGAAAGCAATCATACGCAACTCTAAAAATCACATGAAAGATCAGCTCGAAAACCTAAAAAGGCCATACCTCTACCTTTCTATGAAAGATCCTTTAAATTTTCCTTTCCCTTTCCCTTATGATTTTCTAAGATCCtgaaattcatttatttttaaacgaaaGCCAAAATACTAAGTTTCATAGATATACTTGTGGCTCGTacttaacttgaaaaatgacggactttcatacatcCCTATTTAACTCCGTTgagggtggaatttccaaaaatcctgaaagacgtattttctttatttttagtcGGAAGTCCAAATAGGTaccaatttttataaataggtgcCTATAGCTTGAAAAATTACGAATTTCTATATAAATTTCGAACCCATAGTTTACCCACTTAGGGGTTGAATCttccagtcagtcagtcactttttccttATTTAGAcaagtatttttaaatgttttttatcattatcgtgataaaagtttataataagcaattatgtactttaataattaattaattaattttgaaattatgtTGTATAGATTTAATTATGAACGGTTTAATCAATCTTAAGCTTTAAAATTTCGATTACAGGCAAATACAGTATCCTTGTAGACTCTGAGTTAAAAGTACAACGAGGCAGCGACGGGAAATCATACTTGTCCATCAAAAACTTCAAGCTGAAATGCAATCCGCTATCTGCACCTCACTTTGACTTCAAGAATCTTTTCCATGGACAAAAGGATTTCTGTATGTATACATACTACTATGTATATACTCGTACGTGACTTCGGTCGTCAGGattcaggttttaaaaatcaaacttcGTTTGCTTAGATTGAGGATTGGTCTCCGCTGCGTTATAACGGAGACGGAGTACAGACCAATCCttgtgcatgagacgggtctgcccgcgaaatccaaaattaatttggtttttcgcaattcataaactaatacgacaaagtagtcTTATatcattctaattccgacaatggcagtatcatcttcacaggattaaataaaaatctttaattgaaaTATGCCTTATGTAGGCACTTTTGTATCGAACTTGACCAAAATATTGTTATGATGATAACATGATCTTTTACAGCGGATGCGGTCCACAAATTCGCGCACGAGAACTGGCCAGAAGTGGCTGACCTGGTCCAAGACCCGGTGTTCTACCCCATCGTCAACAGCGTCATAAAAAACGTCAACAAATTTCTCAAAACTGTTCCATTAGACGACTTTAAActtaactaaaattatttataaagctaGGCACTGGTGTGGTGGTTAATATACATTTTAATACAGTTTTTATTTCAGACATATTACAGTCCATAGATGTGTTAGTTACACGTTTTTACTTAAGCCTATACTAGTACCTATTTCTAGTATTGTGAGTCATTACacatcacaaacatgttttctaAAAAACTCATAACTAATtggaaaatgttttcaaaaaacattttaaatttaattagaaaatatagtTTTGTTTGTGAATGGTTTGTGACTCAAAGTGGTTAGCGTCCATTGAGATTTTTGACTCtattatttgtatgggattgcataacagagagagcgctatactaacttctttccgtggataggtATGATGTCAGTTATTATCCACCGAGTTTACtgtaaagaataaaataaaacacaaatattattaattataagaaggtaatatttttacctattgttttattattttgtgaacTACAGGAACTTATTTTAAACGGATCCATGAAGTTGTAATACAAAGATTTATATGCACTTTGTAGtggaactctttttttttgaaggaaaatccgtcatggatatcACCGTCGACGGGGGATACATAACCGAAATCCGACATAACCACGtccacagtggttatgtcggacagCTACCGACTTAATACCTCACGAatttccatcccaccgctgatgacggagcacaaggggcCCACAACGCCTCggtactccgccagcggatgtccgccacAGCAGACCCACCACGACACTACCTGTCCCAAAcgccgttagaggcatgccggaaccacagcacgccaaccaacccgaggatcACACTATGAACGACGGACCGCCCTGTGTGCATCATCCTCAGGTCATCTCGAGGGTAGGGTAGGGCAATTCCCTTGCCACCTTTCCCATCCTCAACATCTActgcgtctactgcgccctctgctcggGAAACTCAGAGGGACGCACGGACTCTCCCTGCCAAGTCGATTAGCCATGACGAACAATATACCATGAAGAAAATTGTTAAacatgttaccagggtacaccgacccaagcgctgctgttacccgcaacactcaggcacacgaggAGGTTACTTGGCTGGTACCCCAGGGTGTGACCCAATCGCAATTATTATCCAAAGAAGATCCCTATCATTAATGCAAAGTAACTATAATTAATGATGCTAGTGCTATAAACGAGTAACACGATGCAGGGAGATACACCAATAATAAATAGTCTAATTGAACATAATAAAAAACTgactaagtgcgagtcagactcgtgcaccgagggttccgtacacgggtatttcttccaacattttgcacgataacccaaaaactattatgcataaaaataaataaaaatctgttttagaatgtacaggtagtcAGGTGGCCCTTTCATACCCCACTTGTATAGTTATCGTACTAAGTAATTGAAAATAGGTACtaagacggacagacggacagacagacagacagacaacaaagtgatcctataagggttccgtttttactttcgAGTTACGGAGCCCTAATAACAATGGCAATTGCCCCATTATGATTACGAGTATCTTtcttagattaattattattatttgattgcAAGAAttctaataaattatgtaacaaaaaataaataatgagctTAATcagcataaaaatataatacttatagaGAGTTGTTATACTCATAGAGTAGCAAATGTTCCGCAAAATGTACTCAACTGACTGAATATGTACAAGTATACATCAGTCAAGTTGACTAGTAGCTGAGCCAGGTATTCATTAGGGTACTTAACTTAACATTTAAAACccccccaacacaaaaaactctataagaaaactagaaaatgataactttcaaacagctggaccaattttcttcgattatagctaagaacactctcgatcaagccacctttcaaacaaaaaaaaaactaaattaaaatcggttcagtcgtttaggagctacaatgccacagtcagatacacacgtcaaacttataacaccccttttttgggtcggggattaaaaatggCCAATGGCAACGTTATGCGATGTTAATTTTGTCGATTCGTCCATGTCGCATGAAGAGGTAGTGTTGTTAGCTATCACGTAATGTTGCCAAACTTGTCGTGTGATGTCGTCTCTAGCGACACATGGTGTGGGACATTTGTCCCCTAGTGAGAAATGCTTGTAAACACACCaagtttacttttattttaggtTTTAGTACTTTATCACAGATCAACTCTTATTTTGTGTCTGccaaaacttattattatattatttttagggttctgtacctcaaaaggaaaaggaatCCATATAAGATACCTTTGCTGTTTTTCTATTTACCTTTCGTGTCTACCAAGaaaaggaaatcaaaacctataggataggtACTTCTCGTTtgcctagaatcatgtttggcaggtagattgtcttagagcacaagtaaaggaaaaaaatcagaaaacactttttttttgtgttttttttttaaattacgtttAACGTACCTAAATTGCTTATCTGTAGATTTTTTTCCTGTATCTAAGCTTGCAGAGAGAATATTTACTACTCCATGACTCTCCAACTCAGTGAGTACCTAAGAGTGTAATAAGAGGGAGATATAATTAATTGGAGCAATTTATGCAAATAGTTTTTCTACACGTTCACGTTACTTACATCCTAGACATTTACACagtttagcaatcatacagaTTGGTAACGAATATATTTTCCCGTTTGTAAACGACAAGTGCACATCCTGACCAGTGGCGTGCAgatcatagaggcataaaagcactgttTACCCTAGTTGTGATGGTTCAATACTGATTTTCAATAAGAGTTGACCTATTGAATTCCTACCCTGGCTCTAAATCCTGTACACGCCACTGATGCTGACGCTATTTAATTAGTAAGTAGCTAGAATCCTTATGTGGAGAGGTGACTCATATACAAGGCATAAACCGAGTACCTATGTCGTATGTAAACGTTAAGGTTAATGTTGATTATAAATTCAAGATTAGCTAGTTGATCTAGTAGCTGcgacagcctagtggttagaacgtccggctcccaACCGGtagtcgagggttcgatcccgggcacgcacctctgacttttcagttatgtgcgttttaagcaattaaatatcacttgctttaacggtgaaggaaaacatcgtgagaaaacctgcttGCTTGAGAGTTTTCTctatgtactcaaaggtgtgtaaagtctgccaatccgcattgggccagcgtggcagactatggccttaacccttctcactctgagaagagacccgtgctcattagtgggccggtaatggcTTGATCATAGTTGATCTTCAGTTTTGTTTGTAGGCTCCTTTACATCTTAGTCCTTCTAAACTTAAAAGGAGCTAATAATCAATCACTGGTTCAGTATGTTCTTTATATGACGAAGAATCAGAAAACGTTTTCCAGAGCAAGCTTTTGTTttcctatattatgtatacagcAATGAACATAAATTATATATAGGTACGCTGGAAGAAGCGTGAATGGCgattattttttgtatcgatTTTAACGCGCCACACCGAGCATACCggaaattgaaatgaaaaaacAGTTCGTGACAAATTGCCTTGTTGTTGTTGATAGATGTCACGTTACTAATATTtggttccgagtacgctcaaaAGACTCTCACTGCTGCTATTAGCgccaaaatcacactaatattataaaggcgaaagtttgtatgtgtgtgtgtgtgtgtgtgtatgtttgttactgcttcacgcaaaaactactggacggattgggctgaaaagaatggagatagattatactctggattagcacataggctactttttatcccggaaaatcaaagagttcccacgggatttttaaaaaactacatccacagTGGGGAAAATATAGATGCTTCAGAAACGGCAACGGAACGGGACGGCAATCACAGGTCCAGCGTATTTCAGAGGTCAGTGTATTATGTACATCAATATCAATAAAGAATGCACAGGAAATCGTAAATAGCCTGATTTTTCTATACAAGTAGATAAAGGAAGAAAACTTAGAATAACCACCCGCAAGAAAACTAAATATAGACATAACCAAGCTAGATCTCTGACTTAATTACagtttagataatattatagtcctGAGCCAGCTAACTACATACTTACATAGTAGGTGTATAACAATATAGCTGCATTATACATATAGGCTTACCGcttaaacatataaaatattatattatttgctagATGATTTTATcatctactagctgataccgcgacttcgtccgcgtggatttacgtttttcgaaatcccgtgggaactctttgattttccgggataaaaagtagctagcctatgtggtaatccagggtattatctatctccattccaattcAGCCAAAtgtgttcagtagtttttgcgtgattgagtaacaaacatccaaacatccacccgttcacatattttatgatattattataatttacaagaCTGATTCCAAACAAAAGAAGATTGCCTCTGACGCCGAATTTCCGACTGTccgaatttgtaaaaaataatgttttagttTGTTTAGTTACAAGTTTAATAGAGAAACAGATAAGTAATTCATGGTATTGAGCCGTATTGAAATCTTAGGAGAAGGGAATATCTGGCCAGACAAGATATCCTTAAACGTGAATTAACAGTAGTATAATAATTGATGAaccaaccacaaattcagtgcCAAAtcatctatatttttttataacttataGGACAATAATTTAGTTTGCAATGGAAACATAGCTTAGCCTCAACTTTGAAGATAGCGAGCGAGCTTGCACGAGCTTTATGcttgattggaggggaaaagggagtattagtcatgattagcatggctaatattctttaaaaaaaatatgctgaATTATGGACAAATACTACTAATTTGACTCAAACGAAGGAGGCTATATCTCCAACCAACGCTTTACTAAGAAAGTACTGTAATTAAACCGAGGGAAACTTATGGCAGTTGTAGTATGTACGTTAACAGGACACTGTTCGTAAACTAACACCCGTCCAGTTTTTTTAGAAGGAGTTTTTCCTTTCGGAACATGCCACGCCGTAAAGCATCTACGTTTATTGAATTATCTACTTTCGCGAGGCCTTCTTGTACAACTGTAAGAGATCCCTAGCCTCTGACAGAGGTTGGGATCCCTGTCCCACAGCCGTCACAGCTGCCAATCTGGCGAAGCATGAGAAATCGTGTAAATACCTCCCATCTCTCCGCCTCGTTACGAACACATTCCACTAATAAGTGATGTACACCTGTCAAATTCTAGTTAAAGAGATAACCGACAACCCTCTCAGCAAAACAAGCATCGAGAATGAGGGGACACCGGAACACTTACTACTTAAATGAAGTGTTATATCCGCCCAATGCGAAGACTGCATCAGCTCTTCCGCAACTCTCCTTGAAGTCCTAGCTGACCTGGGTGGCCTGCTTGGATTTTGGAGTGAGCTCGGCTGGCTGCAGTGAGTGATGCGGTGAGGAGCAGCTGCACCAGTGGTCTCACCGTACAGCGGCCAACTAAGTCTAAGTGCGGAAAAAAAACCCGGGAAGTAAAAAGAAgactacttagttttttttctgaGTTCTAAGCTTTGCGAGATAACTTTGAAAGGGGTACATGGTGGCTTTATAAAACCCATACGCTTTATCGTTTTTATACGGATAGTTAGCGGATGCCAAAATCGTTTGGTTGCATGGCTTTACTGGTCAACATCTCCCATGAAATCTAAAAAGAGGTGGAAAACTTGTAAAATAGAATACTTAAaaagttctcaaaagtgtgtaaagtctgttagtccacatttggccagcgtggtagactatggctaaacTTCTTACTCTGAGAGTACACTAATTATGGTTAGACAAATAAGCagtgggttgagatgatgatgacgaagtaAGAACCTACAGAACCCAACGCTCTTATATGCAAATACGCATTGCACGTGTATAATAATTTGAATCATTTATAAATTTACTCTGACGGTTTTCTCGCACAGAATAAATTTCAAGCGGCTGCTGAGCGGACACGGATAAACACGGACATCATGTTTcgcaaatatatatttttgttgttCGTAGTTTCCTGCTCCAAAGATGCTTTGTCGagtaagttatattattatattttattaaatttaaataataataataatgttacactaaataattattacaataatttaaataataatcataataaacagttatatatcatattatataataatattagtttatgtattttataaaaaaaaaactcttatgttgATGTCTCTAACAACAAAGTAATTTTGAGTAAATGATAAAACCGAAAAGGTGAATTACAATCCCAAAAAGTACTTACACAATATGTAATAGGTAAGCGTTTTCTGATGAAATcgattacaataaaacttaaagctagccttgtaacttttttcatatttatttaagtacattttaaaacttaggtatttataaattaagataatttatttaagtaccaaATAAAATGATGTCCGTAACTGGCTATAAGGTTAAAtactttcaagtttcaataCATAATACACGTAAAAGCAtaactgtctgtttgtctgtctgtaacctTTTCACAACCCGTCCGTTTAGCtaattttgaagaaaaatacagaaatagcttgcatctgtagtccacgcagacgaagtcgcaagtATATACTAGTTTCCAATAAAGTGATTTGTTTCAAGTTCACCAAAAACTTACATAAcgtttggaaaaccacaggcatagatattagtttctagaatatgtctgcaaaatttcgtggactttggttgattaatattcaaatgaaattggaactacgtttgtatggagcgagtgacggagagagccctgttaaaggtcacatattattattatgtcattgcactttaccatcttgttccTACGCGTTGTACGTGAACGTGATCTTCATTAATATTGTGTTTAGTTCATTACGTGAATTTTTGCAGTTTTGCTGCTAATAAGATGAATTTATTATGAATTCGAgagttataataaaaaactagcttttgctcgcgacttcgtccgcgtggactatacaaattcagatcagacagtcagtcagccagtcagtcagctttttctatTACTCGTAtacgtataataaataattaccataAAACAAGATGATACCCGTGATTTTATCCACGTAAGTTtcggtttcttaaaaatcccatgggatgcaagctatctcagtatACTCAGATGCCAACCATTTATTCGGTGTggtataagtattttttaaatctttttgattttccgagtcaaaaagtagtctattttACCCGAACTGCAAGTTATctggaatcatgaaagacaggtacgagtaagtaggtagtatagcacaagtaaaggtaaaaattcgaaaaccgcgaatttgtggttactttcatcataaaaaaaattgtgttcatgaacagataattagtattttcaattttcaaaataagataattatatagcaagtggggtatcatattatattattatgaaagagacctgtacattctaaaacagatttttgtctatttttacgcaaaatattttttggttgatcgtgtaaaatgtacaaaaaataccagagtacggaactctaGGAGTCTCACTAGCACTTGGCTGGCTTTTTTATATCCGTACGTGATTTTCGTagaaataatgaatataattcAGACGTccggtatgtacctactactgcAGTTTTGCTGCGTCGGAAGAAACATTTCAAGTTCATCCACAAATTACGTCACTTAAACTTCATAAAAGTTCCTACTTCCTACATCCTAAGTATGTGATTATCGTAGAAATATTTAATTCTTACGTGCCGTATTGCTGTTTGACTGCGTTGCAAATTAtgcgtacctatacctattatttacaatttttatttacgtGATAAGCTAAGGGTATACACATCTAGTGGAATTTCATAACAGTAGATGtatttactatattttataatagtaaTTTCAACTATTCAACATGAGGGTAGTGTTAA
The window above is part of the Maniola jurtina chromosome 12, ilManJurt1.1, whole genome shotgun sequence genome. Proteins encoded here:
- the LOC123870095 gene encoding circadian clock-controlled protein daywake-like isoform X3, producing the protein MFREWIFSLIVASCTKGALSIIKIPPCKIEDQACIQNSVNVIATKIIQGIPELGVETSDPLFFETIEGNLSILKYKFFNTTITGYKDCTVSNLKVSPDLTSLYYELNCPRLKLNGKYDITGRLIILPVEGNGDYEVITGKYSILVDSELKVQRGSDGKSYLSIKNFKLKCNPLSAPHFDFKNLFHGQKDFSDAVHKFAHENWPEVADLVQDPVFYPIVNSVIKNVNKFLKTVPLDDFKLN